The proteins below come from a single Aptenodytes patagonicus chromosome 2, bAptPat1.pri.cur, whole genome shotgun sequence genomic window:
- the VCPIP1 gene encoding deubiquitinating protein VCPIP1, with amino-acid sequence MSQPQQQQQPPPPPPPPSPQQQPQPPPPAASKKRDRRIFSGTCPDPKCQARLFFPAHGPQSSGSIECTDCGQRHEQRQLLAVEEVTDPDLVLHNLLRNALLGVSGAGPPRRNTELVKVMGLSNYHCKLLAPILARYGMDKQTGKAKLLTEMNQGDIFDCSLLGDRAFLIEPEHVETIGYGKDRSGSLIYLHDTLEDIKKANNSQECLIPVHVDGDGHCLVHAVSRALVGRELFWHALRENLKKHFEENLSHYKALFHDFIDAAEWEDIINECDPLFVPPEGVPMGLRNIHIFGLANVLHRPIILLDSLSGMRSSGDYSATFLPGLVPLEKCMGKDGMLNKPICIAWSSSGRNHYIPLVGIKGAALPKLPRKLLPKAWGVPQDLIKKYIKLEEDGGCVIGGDRSLQDKYLMRLVAAMEEVFMSKHGIHPSLVADVHQYFYRRTGVIGVQPEEVTAAAKKAVMDNRLHRCLICGALSEHHVPPEWLAPGGKLYNLAKSTHGQLRPDKNYSFPLNSLVCSYNPAKDVLVPDYSLSSLTACNWCHGNLVRRVREDGSVSYLDGDRTNTRSTGGKCGCGFKHYWEGKEYDNLPEAFPITLEWGGRVVRETVYWFQYESDTSLNSNVYDVAMKLVTKHFPGEFGSEILVQKVVNTILHQTAKKNPDDYTPVNIDGAHAQRADDVQQGQELESQLPTKIILTGQKTKTLHKEELNMSKAERTIQQNIADQASVMQKRKSEKLKQEHKGQPRTASPGAVREGPSSAPATPTKTPYSPTSTKEKKIRITTNDGRQSMLTLKCTTTFLELQESIAREFNIPPYLQCIRYGFPPKELLPPKEGMENEPVPLQHGDRIAIEILKGKEEGRQSASAHSAHAVKHDDVAVTSKISSKELQEQVDKEMYSLCLLATLMGEDVWSYAKGLPQLFQQGGVFYSIMKKTTGLADGKHCTFPHLPGKNFVYNAAEDRLELCVDAAGHFPIGPDVEELVKEALSQVRAEAASRSREASPSHGMLKLGSGGVVKKKSEQLHNITAFQGKGHSLGTASSSQQHDQRARETPLLRKHSTETDFSPSAKIEPSVFTAASGNSELIRIAPGVVTMRDSRQLDPTLIEAQRKKLQEMVSSIQASMDRHLRDQNTEQSASVDLSQRKVEAVSSTAKTGSFQAGLPELFPAPGGTEHLNTESTDGNMVNSVGTTFPARSKAQKGNSVEELEEMDSQDAGITNATEPMDHS; translated from the exons ATGTctcagcctcagcagcagcaacagccgccgccgccgccgccgccgccgtctcctcagcagcagccgcagccgccGCCTCCGGCCGCCTCCAAAAAGCGGGACCGGCGCATCTTCTCGGGCACCTGCCCCGACCCTAAATGCCAGGCGCGGCTCTTCTTCCCGGCCCACGGGCCGCAGAGCAGCGGCAGCATCGAGTGCACGGACTGCGGGCAGCGCCACGAGCAGCGGCAGCTGCTGGCCGTGGAGGAGGTGACGGATCCCGACCTGGTACTGCACAACCTGCTGCGAAACGCGCTGCTGGGCGTCAGcggcgccggcccgccccgcaGGAACACTGAGCTCGTCAAAGTCATGGGCCTCTCCAACTACCACTGCAAGCTCCTGGCCCCCATCCTGGCCCGCTACGGTATGGATAAGCAAACTGGCAAAGCTAAGCTCCTCACAGAAATGAACCAGGGAGACATCTTTGACTGCTCCCTCTTGGGTGACCGCGCCTTCCTCATTGAGCCGGAGCACGTTGAAACCATCGGTTACGGAAAGGACCGCTCTGGCAGCCTCATCTACCTGCACGACACCCTGGAAGACATCAAGAAGGCCAACAACAGTCAGGAGTGCCTCATTCCTGTCCACGTGGATGGAGATGGCCACTGCCTTGTCCACGCAGTCTCGCGAGCGCTTGTTGGCAGGGAACTGTTCTGGCATGCTCTGCGAGAGAATCTGAAGAAGCATTTTGAGGAGAATCTGAGTCACTACAAGGCGCTTTTCCATGACTTTATTGATGCAGCTGAGTGGGAGGATATTATCAACGAATGTGATCCTTTGTTTGTTCCTCCAGAAGGTGTGCCAATGGGCCTTAGGAATATTCACATCTTTGGTCTCGCCAACGTGCTTCACCGGCCTATCATCCTGTTAGACTCCTTGAGTGGAATGCGAAGCTCCGGAGATTATTCAGCGACATTCCTCCCTGGTCTGGTACCTCTAGAAAAATGCATGGGAAAAGATGGCATGTTGAACAAGCCGATCTGCATTGCATGGAGTAGCTCAGGACGTAACCATTATATTCCTCTAGTTGGAATAAAAGGTGCTGCTTTACCTAAACTGCCTAGGAAGCTACTTCCTAAAGCCTGGGGAGTTCCTCAAGACCTCATCAAAAAGTACATCAAGTTAGAGGAGGACGGTGGTTGTGTTATTGGAGGAGACAGAAGTTTGCAAGATAAGTACTTGATGAGGCTTGTTGCTGCAATGGAGGAGGTTTTCATGAGTAAACACGGTATCCATCCCAGTCTTGTAGCTGATGTACATCAGTATTTCTACAGAAGGACTGGTGTAATAGGAGTGCAGCCTGAAGAAGTCACTGCAGCTGCCAAAAAAGCAGTGATGGACAACCGCCTTCACAGGTGCCTCATCTGCGGGGCCCTTTCAGAGCATCATGTTCCTCCTGAGTGGCTGGCTCCTGGGGGGAAACTCTATAACCTGGCAAAAAGTACCCACGGCCAACTAAGGCCTGACAAAAATTACAGTTTTCCCCTGAACAGTTTGGTGTGTTCTTACAACCCCGCAAAGGATGTGCTGGTACCAGACTATAGCCTGAGTAGTTTGACCGCTTGTAACTGGTGTCATGGTAACTTGGTGCGTCGTGTCAGAGAAGATGGATCTGTTTCATATTTGGATGGAGACAGAACTAATACTAGGTCTACAGGTGGCAAATGTGGCTGTGGATTCAAGCACTACTGGGAAGGTAAAGAATACGATAATCTCCCTGAAGCTTTTCCTATTACTCTAGAGTGGGGTGGAAGAGTGGTGAGAGAGACAGTCTACTGGTTCCAGTATGAAAGTGACACATCTCTGAACAGCAATGTGTATGATGTCGCCATGAAACTTGTTACCAAGCACTTCCCTGGTGAATTTGGTAGTGAGATTCTTGTTCAGAAAGTTGTCAACACAATATTGCATCAAACTGCCAAAAAGAACCCTGATGATTATACCCCTGTAAATATCGATGGTGCTCACGCCCAAAGAGCTGATGATGTACAGCAAGGACAAGAGTTAGAGTCGCAACTTCCAACCAAAATTATTTTGACTGGACAGAAGACAAAAACTTTGCACAAGGAAGAGTTGAATATGAGCAAAGCTGAAAGAACTATTCAGCAGAACATTGCAGACCAGGCTTCCGTAATGCAAAAACGGAAAAGTGAAAAACTGAAACAAGAGCATAAAGGGCAACCTAGGACTGCTTCTCCTGGGGCCGTTCGTGAGGGGCCATCATCTGCACCTGCTACACCAACAAAAACCCCGTATTCTCCAACatctacaaaagaaaagaaaattcgaATAACCACAAATGATGGGAGGCAGTCAATGCTTACCCTAAAGTGCACTACTACCTTCTTGGAACTACAGGAAAGCATAGCGAGAGAATTTAATATTCCTCCGTATTTGCAATGCATTCGCTATGGCTTCCCTCCTAAAGAGCTTCTGCCTCCCAAAGAAGGCATGGAAAATGAGCCCGTTCCTTTGCAGCATGGTGACAGGATTGCGATAGAAATCCTGAAAGGTAAGGAAGAAGGCAGGCAGTCTGCTTCAGCACACTCGGCCCATGCCGTGAAGCATGATGATGTTGCTGTGACTAGTAAAATCTCATCGAAGGAACTGCAAGAGCAAGTCGATAAGGAGATGTATTCTCTCTGTCTTCTAGCAACACTAATGG GAGAAGATGTTTGGTCTTACGCAAAGGGGCTTCCTCAGTTGTTTCAGCAGGGTGGAGTATTCTACAGCATAATGAAGAAAACCAcag GTTTGGCTGATGGCAAGCACTGTACTTTTCCACATCTGCCTGGTAAAAACTTTGTGTACAATGCAGCAGAAGACAGATTAGAGCTGTGTGTGGATGCTGCTGGACACTTTCCTATTGGTCCTGACGTTGAAGAGTTGGTCAAAGAGGCCTTAAGTCAAGTGCGAGCAGAAGCTGCTTCAAGAAGCAGGGAAGCAAGTCCTTCACACGGAATGCTGAAGCTGGGTAGTGGTGGagtagtgaaaaagaaatctgaacaaCTACATAACATAACTGCATTTCAAGGAAAGGGCCATTCCCTAGGAACTGCATCTAGTAGTCAACAACATGATCAAAGAGCCAGGGAAACACCACTTTTAAGAAAGCATAGCACAGAAACGGACTTCAGTCCTTCTGCTAAAATTGAGCCTTCTGTATTCACAGCTGCTTCTGGTAACAGTGAGCTTATCCGAATTGCTCCGGGAGTTGTGACAATGAGAGACAGCAGGCAGCTTGACCCCACTTTGATTGAGGCACAGAGAAAAAAGTTGCAGGAAATGGTCTCTTCTATTCAGGCTTCAATGGATAGACATTTGCGGGATCAGAATACAGAGCAGTCAGCATCAGTTGATCTATCTCAAAGAAAAGTAGAGGCAGTGAGTTCAACTGCTAAAACTGGGAGCTTTCAGGCTGGCTTACCCGAATTGTTTCCTGCACCAGGTGGTACTGAACACTTGAATACCGAATCAACTGATGGTAACATGGTGAATTCTGTGGGAACAACATTCCCTGCAAGGTCTAAAGCACAAAAGGGAAATTCTGTTGAGGAGCTTGAGGAGATGGATAGTCAAGATGCAGGAATCACTAATGCAACTGAGCCAATGGATCACTCTTGA